The following coding sequences are from one Candidatus Hydrogenedens sp. window:
- a CDS encoding PD-(D/E)XK nuclease family protein: MSHLIVCSGTHRSQRKKYINDLLKEAYPHAILIVPTRQYAQKRRLELINHLNTSTLFGEVVTDFTSFTQKLLQGQNITYRLLEDWEQTLLIKSIVLSDEGKQKCSIFSGILAPDNLAEHFNKIIHNLKQTAITPDDFAKKTQGNHIEPWDDILLWVYNAYQKKLTENHWYDIPGIFWQAEVECLKTKPKYIQNFSLVAFDGFDDFTPSEIRLIKSLIPHFNKVVIGINLDPSPNQTDLYQLANNTLKEIKKSIPLEFISFETPPPQNAIEFIAQNLFWRDKPKPFLPQYSAEIKINRYPNRETEIREIAREIKKQIIKEKILPQKIALVYRQISPVRHIIEHVFSEYGIPFRFYLPRKLKETIIGQFVQRWFYQLKETQFSAYVALLHDPVWNIPEVIRDKFFLILQQTGIPLETPVIDLYKKIDKMSLTPQAKTDKQISQEELYQLKELLSHWLSLRNKFKKVDTISNYINITMSLLHSLFQRLTPETLIHISKQPETEYSAFRQITTILKDLPELINEPIKISLDEYSRILINTLNEASLYNSENKYGVSCIDLPLIRNLEYDYIFLGGMEEGIVPLMPSINAIYSDSDFLKLQQLGIPIDDVRKHIQREWLFFQKIFEVGQKGVFLSYAFFSETQRQRTPSLLLREIQDIYSYINENQDNLTVPTENENITPCSPAELKKAVFMFCPEKEMQKQYPAEFQNALSLWKREEKSQNPYLGYLKTKDILEWLTNHFGSSHIYSADQIETYKNCPFLFFAKRVLGLQEWEEELTEPNALMCGAWSHELLHIIFRDYFDILKQQNKEVLQKIITNILQEIANHDRKTFSLPPKTVEITLKRIERYLLNFINNALIEEEWLPSYFEISFGHTSYNEEDKNSTSEPYVMMIKNINVKFSGRIDRIDKHITKPELRIIDYKWKETPSMNEMKNADSIQLMLYTTAVEHHLFKHHQANQAYFLSITKNKKVEAPWNSPKSNDSTREEIENTMIHEIQNSIYNITQGNFPLTTKPNNCDRCLWKTACRYKEGSYQIVISENKETYDTTETT, encoded by the coding sequence ATGAGCCATTTAATTGTTTGCTCTGGAACTCACCGCTCCCAACGGAAGAAGTACATCAATGACCTACTTAAAGAAGCCTACCCTCATGCAATACTAATTGTCCCTACTCGACAATATGCACAAAAACGAAGATTGGAATTGATAAATCATTTAAATACCTCGACTTTATTCGGTGAAGTAGTTACTGATTTTACATCATTCACCCAAAAACTTCTTCAAGGTCAAAACATTACATACCGCCTATTAGAAGACTGGGAACAAACACTCCTTATAAAGTCCATTGTGTTAAGTGATGAAGGGAAACAAAAATGTTCAATCTTTTCAGGTATATTAGCACCCGACAATCTGGCAGAACATTTCAATAAAATTATTCATAACCTAAAACAAACCGCAATAACACCAGACGATTTTGCTAAAAAGACACAAGGCAATCATATCGAGCCATGGGATGATATTCTTCTCTGGGTCTATAATGCCTATCAAAAAAAACTGACTGAAAATCACTGGTATGATATTCCTGGAATATTTTGGCAGGCAGAAGTGGAATGTTTAAAAACAAAACCTAAATATATACAAAACTTTTCCCTTGTGGCTTTCGACGGATTTGATGACTTTACCCCATCAGAAATAAGACTAATAAAATCGTTAATACCTCATTTTAATAAAGTGGTTATAGGAATTAATCTCGACCCATCTCCTAATCAAACAGACCTTTATCAGTTAGCAAACAATACCTTAAAAGAAATAAAAAAATCTATACCGTTAGAATTCATTTCATTCGAAACACCCCCTCCTCAAAATGCTATTGAATTCATCGCTCAAAATCTGTTTTGGCGTGATAAGCCAAAACCATTTCTTCCTCAATACTCAGCAGAAATAAAAATCAATCGTTATCCAAATCGAGAAACAGAAATTCGCGAAATTGCACGAGAAATAAAAAAACAAATTATTAAGGAAAAAATCCTTCCTCAAAAGATTGCACTGGTATATAGACAAATATCACCTGTCCGTCATATTATTGAACATGTCTTTTCAGAATATGGGATTCCCTTCCGTTTTTACCTACCACGAAAACTAAAAGAAACAATAATAGGGCAATTCGTTCAACGCTGGTTTTATCAACTGAAAGAAACTCAGTTTTCTGCCTACGTAGCCCTCCTACATGACCCTGTATGGAATATTCCAGAAGTTATCCGTGATAAATTTTTCTTGATTCTCCAACAAACAGGAATTCCGTTAGAAACACCTGTTATAGACCTCTATAAAAAAATAGACAAAATGTCACTCACACCTCAGGCTAAAACAGACAAACAAATATCACAAGAAGAACTATACCAACTGAAAGAATTATTAAGCCATTGGCTATCTTTACGGAATAAATTTAAAAAGGTAGATACCATCTCTAACTATATAAATATAACTATGTCTCTCCTTCATTCTTTATTCCAAAGACTTACACCTGAGACATTAATACATATATCAAAACAACCAGAAACAGAATACTCCGCTTTCCGACAAATAACAACCATTCTTAAAGACCTGCCAGAACTAATTAATGAACCAATTAAAATATCTCTGGATGAGTACTCACGGATATTAATAAATACTCTAAACGAAGCTTCGCTTTACAATTCCGAAAACAAATACGGTGTCTCATGTATCGACCTACCACTAATCCGCAATTTAGAATATGACTACATATTCCTCGGAGGGATGGAAGAAGGTATAGTCCCTCTGATGCCATCCATAAATGCCATCTATTCCGATAGCGACTTCCTTAAACTTCAACAATTAGGAATTCCTATTGACGATGTTCGAAAGCATATACAACGAGAGTGGCTGTTTTTCCAAAAAATCTTTGAGGTAGGTCAAAAAGGCGTTTTTCTCTCCTATGCCTTTTTCTCAGAAACTCAACGACAAAGAACACCAAGCCTTTTACTTCGCGAGATTCAGGACATCTATAGTTATATAAATGAGAATCAGGATAATCTAACTGTCCCTACAGAAAATGAAAACATAACACCTTGCTCACCAGCTGAACTTAAAAAAGCAGTATTTATGTTTTGCCCCGAAAAAGAAATGCAAAAGCAATATCCTGCCGAATTTCAAAATGCTTTATCGTTATGGAAAAGAGAAGAAAAATCACAAAATCCATATCTCGGCTATCTAAAAACCAAAGATATATTAGAATGGTTAACAAATCATTTCGGAAGCAGTCACATTTATAGTGCTGACCAGATTGAGACATATAAGAATTGCCCCTTCCTATTCTTCGCAAAACGAGTCTTGGGCTTACAAGAATGGGAAGAAGAACTGACAGAACCAAATGCTCTCATGTGTGGGGCATGGTCTCACGAATTACTGCACATTATCTTCAGAGATTACTTTGACATACTAAAACAACAGAATAAAGAGGTATTACAAAAAATAATCACAAATATCCTACAAGAAATAGCCAACCATGACAGAAAAACATTCTCACTTCCACCAAAAACAGTGGAAATCACATTGAAGCGGATTGAACGCTACCTGCTTAACTTTATTAACAACGCACTCATTGAAGAGGAATGGCTACCATCATATTTTGAAATATCCTTCGGTCACACCTCATACAACGAAGAAGACAAAAATAGCACATCTGAACCCTATGTTATGATGATTAAAAATATAAATGTCAAGTTTTCAGGGCGGATTGACCGTATTGACAAACATATTACAAAACCCGAACTACGAATCATCGACTATAAATGGAAAGAAACACCATCTATGAATGAGATGAAAAACGCTGACTCTATCCAGTTAATGCTATATACCACCGCTGTCGAACATCATCTATTCAAGCATCATCAAGCAAACCAAGCCTACTTCCTATCCATAACAAAAAATAAAAAAGTAGAAGCACCTTGGAACTCTCCTAAAAGCAACGATTCTACACGTGAAGAAATCGAAAATACAATGATACATGAAATACAAAACTCCATTTATAACATAACTCAAGGCAACTTCCCGCTAACAACCAAACCGAACAACTGCGACCGCTGTTTATGGAAAACAGCATGTAGATACAAAGAAGGTTCATATCAAATAGTAATTTCAGAAAATAAAGAAACTTATGACACCACTGAAACAACATAA
- a CDS encoding SDR family oxidoreductase, producing MSHINLVTGGAGFIGSHLCEALLNRGEEVICLDNFFTGRKSNIAHLIGHPNFEVIRHDITQPILLEVDRIYNFACPASPVHYQFNPVKTIKTNVMGALNVLGLAKRVKARVLQASTSEVYGDPTVHPQPETYWGNVNPIGKRSCYDEGKRVAEALFFDYHRQNGVDIRIIRIFNTYGPRMLINDGRVVSNFIVQALKNEPITVFGDGSQTRSFCYVSDLIDGILRMMDCNDFTGPVNLGNPGEFTILELAKLVLELTGSKSEIIFKPLPENDPCRRKPDISRAMEKLNWKPKVPLQEGLKYTIEYFSKIV from the coding sequence ATGAGTCATATAAATTTAGTCACCGGTGGAGCTGGATTCATTGGTTCCCATCTCTGTGAAGCACTATTAAATCGAGGTGAAGAAGTGATTTGCCTCGACAATTTCTTTACGGGAAGAAAATCAAATATAGCACATCTAATAGGTCATCCAAATTTTGAAGTAATTAGACATGACATAACACAACCTATCTTATTAGAGGTAGATAGAATTTACAACTTTGCATGTCCTGCTTCACCAGTCCACTATCAGTTTAACCCTGTAAAAACAATAAAGACAAATGTTATGGGAGCATTAAACGTATTAGGCTTGGCAAAACGTGTAAAGGCACGTGTTTTACAGGCAAGTACCTCCGAAGTATATGGAGACCCAACAGTACATCCCCAACCAGAAACATACTGGGGAAATGTAAATCCAATTGGTAAACGTAGTTGTTATGATGAAGGCAAACGAGTAGCAGAAGCCCTGTTTTTCGACTACCATCGCCAAAATGGCGTCGATATCCGAATCATTCGCATCTTCAACACATACGGACCACGCATGCTCATCAACGATGGTAGAGTTGTAAGTAATTTTATCGTCCAGGCTTTAAAAAATGAACCTATTACTGTGTTTGGCGACGGCTCTCAGACCCGCTCTTTTTGTTATGTCAGTGATTTAATAGATGGTATTCTTCGGATGATGGATTGCAACGATTTCACTGGACCCGTAAATTTGGGAAATCCAGGTGAATTCACTATCCTCGAATTAGCAAAACTGGTTCTTGAACTTACAGGTTCAAAATCCGAAATTATTTTCAAACCTTTACCAGAAAATGACCCTTGCCGTAGAAAACCTGATATCTCACGAGCAATGGAAAAACTAAACTGGAAGCCAAAGGTACCTCTTCAAGAAGGCTTGAAATATACAATTGAGTACTTCTCCAAAATTGTCTAA
- a CDS encoding YhcH/YjgK/YiaL family protein: MIIDHLENWNKYFHGELTDTVFAFIKGLSDKSPETEMLPLIGDVIKTRVMSYTTKDIKDAVFESHKKYMDIQLTITGEEKIAWLPEAHAKPRTNYDQQNDVTFYHVEPNPNAIVLNSEGLFVVLFPGEVHGTGIWIENSPKTVKKAVIKIKYDEFLKSR, translated from the coding sequence ATGATTATTGACCATTTAGAAAACTGGAACAAATATTTCCATGGAGAGTTAACAGATACTGTATTCGCATTTATCAAAGGATTAAGTGATAAAAGTCCAGAAACGGAGATGTTACCACTCATAGGAGATGTTATAAAAACACGTGTAATGTCTTATACTACTAAGGATATAAAGGACGCCGTTTTTGAATCCCACAAAAAATATATGGATATACAACTGACTATTACTGGAGAAGAAAAAATAGCTTGGTTACCAGAGGCACATGCAAAACCCAGAACAAACTATGACCAACAAAATGATGTCACGTTTTATCATGTCGAGCCGAACCCAAATGCCATTGTGCTTAATTCTGAAGGATTATTTGTTGTCCTATTTCCAGGTGAAGTTCATGGAACTGGAATTTGGATTGAAAATAGTCCCAAAACTGTAAAAAAGGCAGTCATCAAAATAAAATACGATGAATTTTTAAAATCCAGATAA
- a CDS encoding inositol monophosphatase family protein, giving the protein MNTDELLEIAMVSARRAGLILSELYRQNCKNLSEDKNEIKLQADKESEEAILDVLTATPYPVLSEETGWTKEYVINKPYWVVDPLDGSFNFSRKIPFSAVSIALMKNEETVLGVVYDFLRDEMFSASEDTGARLNNNPIHVSSTQKASEAVIATGFPIVRPYNDNEFYEYLNELKRFNRVRLLGPSALSLAYVACGRVDAFIQDEVKIWDISAGTALVQFAGGVVTIEHIEGVPFTKKIRSACRKEIWIS; this is encoded by the coding sequence ATGAACACTGATGAATTATTAGAAATAGCGATGGTATCAGCAAGAAGAGCAGGGCTAATTTTATCCGAATTGTACAGACAAAATTGTAAAAACCTCTCTGAAGATAAAAATGAGATAAAATTACAAGCGGATAAAGAATCAGAAGAAGCCATCTTGGACGTATTAACAGCAACACCTTACCCTGTCTTATCTGAAGAAACAGGTTGGACGAAAGAATACGTTATTAATAAGCCATATTGGGTTGTTGACCCTTTAGATGGGAGTTTCAATTTCAGTCGTAAAATTCCTTTTTCCGCAGTCTCAATTGCATTAATGAAAAACGAAGAAACTGTGTTAGGTGTTGTTTATGACTTTTTAAGGGATGAAATGTTTTCTGCAAGTGAGGACACGGGTGCACGTCTTAATAACAATCCCATCCACGTCTCATCAACGCAAAAAGCATCAGAAGCAGTTATAGCCACAGGTTTCCCAATTGTCCGTCCCTACAATGACAATGAGTTTTATGAATATCTAAATGAATTGAAACGTTTTAATCGTGTTCGCCTTTTAGGACCATCCGCACTATCATTAGCCTACGTCGCATGTGGAAGAGTGGATGCTTTTATCCAGGATGAAGTCAAGATTTGGGATATTTCTGCTGGCACCGCTTTAGTTCAGTTCGCTGGTGGAGTTGTAACTATTGAGCATATAGAAGGAGTACCATTCACTAAAAAAATACGAAGTGCATGTAGAAAGGAGATTTGGATATCATGA
- a CDS encoding SIS domain-containing protein, whose protein sequence is MYFMSHLFQSSTSFTEYVLGYNNRLCQLNNSLDKDILQKIVETIEHKINSNKTIFLAGNGGSSAVLSHWVNDLVVGNYIEGQKPILAINLSDNQSVITALGNDEGYDNIFVGQLRALAKPEDILIAMSVSGNSPNIIKAVQWANANGLTTVGIAGCDGGKLIPACHYGLHIESTKDEYGPIEDIFSILTHIISTYLAQKRGKKLHH, encoded by the coding sequence ATGTATTTTATGAGTCATCTGTTTCAATCATCAACATCGTTCACCGAATATGTTCTCGGATATAACAATCGATTGTGCCAACTAAATAATAGTCTGGATAAAGATATACTACAGAAAATAGTCGAAACTATTGAACATAAAATCAATTCAAACAAAACCATTTTTTTAGCAGGGAACGGTGGAAGTTCTGCGGTACTGTCACATTGGGTTAACGATTTGGTCGTTGGAAACTATATTGAAGGACAAAAACCCATTCTCGCAATAAACCTCTCTGATAATCAGTCCGTCATAACCGCATTAGGTAATGATGAAGGCTACGATAATATCTTTGTAGGTCAACTAAGGGCATTGGCAAAGCCAGAAGATATACTTATTGCTATGTCCGTAAGTGGGAACAGTCCAAACATCATCAAGGCAGTACAATGGGCAAATGCAAACGGACTCACCACAGTAGGAATTGCGGGATGTGATGGCGGGAAACTTATCCCTGCATGTCATTACGGTCTACACATTGAAAGCACAAAAGATGAATATGGTCCCATTGAGGATATATTCTCTATCCTAACACATATCATAAGCACCTATTTGGCTCAAAAACGTGGAAAAAAGTTGCATCATTAA
- a CDS encoding Gfo/Idh/MocA family oxidoreductase, which translates to METETRREFLKMASVGSAVALSALSYSRIAGANDRIAIGMIGCGGRSHDHFKQISAYKDKENVEIIAVCDPWKEKREKMARMVKDVFGKEPKQFESYQDLLSKANVDAVVIASADHVHARQLEASAKMKKHAYCEKPLANHMKELISAYDAVKDNKVIVQIGTQLRSYPSFTGAREVYKSGILGKVGRVEQCRNGNKPYWYSKIVTDLNPSDVNWKEFTAGVTDKPFDPVLCSAWYGYRDFSDGPIPQWGSHFIDLVHYITGAQFPESAVCSGDTYTWKDEYKFTCPDHIQVLWKYPEGFMVSYSTNFGNGAGNSFKIFGNQGLMDLQDWNNPILLPDGAFTKTDALKEKVEIEPVERADHILDWLQSMRSGNEPNANIDAGYQHAVACIMAMIAYDTGKRQVYDHSKREIREG; encoded by the coding sequence ATGGAAACTGAAACACGTAGAGAATTTTTAAAAATGGCTTCTGTCGGTTCAGCAGTTGCATTGTCTGCGTTGAGTTATTCACGCATTGCGGGAGCGAATGACCGTATCGCTATCGGAATGATAGGTTGCGGAGGTAGGTCACATGACCATTTCAAGCAAATCAGTGCTTATAAAGACAAGGAAAATGTGGAAATTATTGCGGTTTGCGACCCGTGGAAAGAAAAACGGGAGAAAATGGCAAGAATGGTGAAGGATGTTTTTGGTAAAGAACCGAAGCAGTTTGAATCGTATCAAGACCTTTTATCTAAGGCGAATGTGGATGCAGTGGTGATTGCTTCTGCGGACCATGTGCATGCTCGACAGTTGGAAGCCTCAGCAAAAATGAAGAAGCATGCCTACTGTGAGAAGCCATTGGCGAACCATATGAAAGAACTTATCTCTGCATACGATGCAGTTAAGGACAATAAAGTTATAGTTCAAATAGGAACGCAATTGCGGAGTTATCCCAGTTTTACAGGTGCACGTGAAGTATATAAATCAGGTATTCTTGGTAAAGTAGGTAGAGTAGAGCAATGCAGGAATGGGAATAAACCGTATTGGTATTCGAAAATTGTTACAGATTTAAATCCGTCAGATGTTAATTGGAAGGAATTTACCGCAGGTGTTACCGATAAGCCTTTTGACCCTGTGTTATGTTCTGCTTGGTATGGCTACCGTGATTTTTCAGATGGACCTATCCCACAATGGGGAAGTCATTTTATAGATTTGGTGCATTACATTACAGGTGCTCAATTTCCAGAAAGTGCGGTATGTTCTGGTGATACCTATACATGGAAAGATGAGTATAAATTTACCTGTCCTGACCATATTCAGGTGTTATGGAAATATCCTGAAGGGTTTATGGTGTCCTATTCTACTAACTTTGGCAATGGTGCAGGTAATTCGTTTAAGATTTTCGGGAATCAGGGATTGATGGACCTTCAAGATTGGAATAATCCTATTTTGCTTCCTGATGGTGCATTTACGAAAACGGATGCCCTTAAGGAGAAGGTTGAAATAGAGCCTGTGGAACGTGCTGACCATATTTTGGATTGGTTGCAAAGTATGCGAAGTGGGAATGAACCTAATGCGAATATTGATGCGGGTTATCAACATGCAGTAGCATGTATTATGGCAATGATTGCTTATGATACGGGTAAACGGCAAGTCTATGACCATTCAAAACGAGAAATCCGTGAAGGATAA
- a CDS encoding Gfo/Idh/MocA family oxidoreductase, giving the protein MEPKTRREFLKTAGIGTAVTLSALSYSRIAGANDRIAIGMIGCGGRSHAHFEQINAYREKENVEIVAICDPWKEKREQMAKMVKDVYGKDPQQFESYQDLLTKAKVDAVVIASADHVHCLHLEASAKAKKHAYCEKPLAKNMKELISAYDAVKENKVVVQIGTQLRSYPSFTGAKEVYKTGILGTVSRVEQCRNASQPYWYPRIREDLKPEDVNWKEFTSGVTDKPFDPVFCSGWYGYREFSDGAIPGWGSHFIDLVHYITGAKFPKTAVCSGGIYTWKDKYNFSCPDHIQVLWTYPEGFMVSYSTNFGNGAGNSFKIFGNQGLMDLEDWNNPILLPDGAFTKTDALKEKIEIEPVERPDHILDWLQCMRNGNEPNANIDAGYQHSVACIMAMIAYDTGKRHIYDPEKREIREG; this is encoded by the coding sequence ATGGAACCAAAGACACGTCGTGAGTTTCTTAAGACAGCAGGGATTGGGACTGCGGTAACTCTTTCTGCGTTGAGTTATTCTCGCATTGCGGGAGCGAATGACCGTATCGCTATCGGAATGATAGGTTGCGGAGGTAGGTCTCATGCTCATTTTGAACAAATCAATGCTTATCGTGAAAAAGAGAATGTAGAAATTGTTGCTATTTGTGATCCTTGGAAAGAGAAACGGGAACAAATGGCTAAGATGGTAAAAGATGTGTATGGGAAAGACCCACAACAATTTGAATCGTATCAAGACCTTTTGACAAAGGCGAAGGTAGATGCGGTAGTCATTGCGTCTGCAGACCATGTGCATTGTCTTCATTTAGAAGCATCTGCAAAGGCAAAGAAGCATGCATATTGTGAGAAACCGCTGGCAAAGAATATGAAAGAACTCATATCTGCCTATGATGCGGTAAAGGAAAACAAGGTTGTTGTTCAGATAGGGACACAATTGCGGAGTTATCCCAGTTTTACTGGAGCAAAAGAAGTTTATAAAACGGGTATTCTTGGTACTGTAAGCCGTGTAGAACAATGTCGAAACGCTTCTCAACCATATTGGTATCCGCGTATTCGTGAAGACCTGAAACCGGAAGATGTTAACTGGAAGGAATTTACTTCTGGTGTAACAGACAAACCTTTTGACCCTGTATTTTGCTCTGGTTGGTATGGGTATCGTGAATTTTCAGATGGTGCGATACCAGGATGGGGTAGTCATTTTATTGACCTTGTCCATTACATCACAGGGGCAAAATTCCCTAAAACGGCTGTTTGTTCTGGCGGTATTTACACGTGGAAGGATAAGTATAATTTTTCTTGTCCTGACCATATTCAAGTGTTATGGACATATCCAGAAGGATTTATGGTCTCCTATTCAACAAATTTTGGTAACGGTGCGGGTAATTCATTTAAGATTTTCGGGAACCAAGGTTTGATGGACTTAGAGGATTGGAACAACCCGATTTTATTGCCTGATGGTGCATTTACAAAAACGGACGCTTTAAAGGAAAAAATAGAAATTGAGCCTGTAGAACGTCCTGACCATATTTTAGATTGGTTACAATGTATGCGGAATGGAAACGAACCCAATGCAAATATAGATGCGGGGTATCAGCATTCGGTGGCATGTATTATGGCAATGATTGCCTATGATACTGGTAAACGGCACATTTATGACCCTGAGAAACGAGAAATCCGAGAAGGATAA
- a CDS encoding DUF72 domain-containing protein translates to MKNKKETSNIYIGTSGWSYPHWAKGVFYPKSVPTQNWLIYYASIFNAVEVNSTFYRLPNPSLLKKWLDITPTNFMFSIKIWRRISHDLRLKNVHKEIDDFYQSVLPLQEKIKVYLLQTPPSFIPDINLLDEFLCAWSERFTNSLLAVELRNKKCFHEEIFNVMSKHNVSLCLEDYKGCEIDDVITANWIYIRKHGSTGRYQGEYTQQQLKSEAEKIKQWVTESKEVFIFFNNDFGGYAPKNALQLIEFIKNIKRM, encoded by the coding sequence ATGAAGAATAAAAAAGAGACATCAAACATATATATCGGCACCAGTGGTTGGAGTTATCCACATTGGGCTAAAGGTGTCTTTTATCCCAAATCTGTACCCACACAAAACTGGTTAATATACTACGCCTCCATATTTAATGCAGTTGAAGTAAATTCTACCTTTTATCGACTGCCCAATCCCTCTCTATTAAAAAAATGGCTCGATATTACACCTACCAATTTTATGTTCTCTATTAAAATCTGGCGTCGAATATCTCATGATTTGCGATTAAAAAATGTCCATAAAGAAATTGATGATTTTTATCAATCGGTTCTACCTTTGCAAGAAAAAATAAAAGTATATTTATTACAGACACCTCCTTCTTTCATACCAGATATAAATTTATTAGATGAATTTCTCTGTGCATGGTCAGAACGATTTACAAATTCCTTGCTGGCAGTAGAATTGCGAAACAAAAAATGTTTCCATGAAGAGATATTCAATGTAATGAGCAAGCACAATGTATCCTTGTGTTTAGAGGATTATAAAGGTTGCGAAATTGACGATGTCATTACAGCAAATTGGATATACATTCGCAAACATGGGTCAACAGGCAGGTATCAGGGAGAATATACACAACAGCAATTAAAATCAGAGGCAGAAAAAATAAAACAATGGGTTACCGAAAGTAAAGAGGTCTTCATCTTTTTTAATAACGATTTTGGTGGGTATGCTCCTAAAAATGCATTGCAATTAATAGAATTTATAAAAAATATAAAGAGGATGTAA
- a CDS encoding DUF1638 domain-containing protein translates to MDALELKRLLHQKLGNKKQKRYAIVACHVLWREIAYYSSLSPHIYDYFFLEQGLHDAPQQLQSVLQNKIDELDKANYDAILIGYGLCSNGTLNITSKQKPLVFIKAHDCITFFIGSRKRYRELFDQYPGTYWFTPGWIEDSVMPGPEREKAIRELLTEIYGNENIDYLVESLETWKKQYQRAVYIDLGLGNREYAKEITKKSTDYLGWEYHEVKGNPILLIQWLFGDWENADEFIILPPGKKLKPTYDDEIVTIE, encoded by the coding sequence ATGGATGCATTAGAATTAAAAAGATTATTACATCAAAAATTAGGAAACAAAAAACAAAAGAGATACGCTATCGTGGCTTGCCATGTTCTTTGGCGAGAAATAGCCTACTACTCGTCACTATCACCCCACATTTACGATTATTTCTTTTTAGAACAGGGATTGCACGACGCTCCTCAACAACTTCAATCTGTATTGCAAAATAAAATTGATGAATTGGACAAAGCCAATTACGATGCCATACTCATTGGTTATGGACTTTGTAGCAATGGAACATTAAACATCACATCAAAACAGAAACCCCTTGTTTTTATAAAAGCCCATGACTGTATTACCTTCTTTATAGGAAGTCGTAAACGCTATCGAGAACTTTTCGACCAATACCCAGGGACATACTGGTTTACACCCGGCTGGATTGAAGATAGTGTCATGCCCGGTCCAGAACGTGAAAAAGCAATTCGAGAACTATTAACCGAAATCTATGGCAACGAAAATATTGACTATCTTGTTGAATCTTTAGAAACATGGAAAAAACAATATCAACGTGCAGTTTACATTGACTTGGGACTCGGAAATCGGGAATATGCAAAAGAGATTACCAAAAAATCCACTGATTATTTAGGGTGGGAATATCATGAAGTTAAAGGGAATCCAATATTACTTATACAATGGCTTTTTGGGGACTGGGAAAACGCAGACGAGTTCATTATCCTTCCTCCTGGCAAAAAATTAAAACCTACCTACGATGATGAAATTGTCACTATTGAGTAA